A single genomic interval of Nocardioides cavernaquae harbors:
- a CDS encoding DEAD/DEAH box helicase produces the protein MGTPSEQNTAFRQRQEFPVFAEFAELYDFPLDDFQVRACHELEQGRGVLVAAPTGSGKTIVGEFAIHLALSQGRKAFYTAPIKALSNQKFHDLVQRYGPEQVGLLTGDNSVNGDAPIVVMTTEVLRNMLYAGSRTLTGLGYVVMDEVHYLADRMRGAVWEEVIIHLPESVALVSLSATVSNAEEFGDWLETVRGEITTIVEERRPVPLFQHVIVGKQMHDLFADSDADAKAGFVREGAPVNPQLLRVARDDWASGRTSDRRSPRDKRKPGQKNVGNGRRVWTPSRVDVIERLQRDNLLPAIVFIFSRVGCDAAVTQCLESNLRLTTADERDEIFAYVESKVRHLPPDDLQVLGYDGFLDGLTRGVASHHAGMLPTFKECVEELFQRGLCKAVFATETLALGINMPARTVVIEKLTKWNGETHADITPGEYTQLTGRAGRRGLDVEGHGVVLWQQGTNPKELAGLASKRTYPLRSSFRPSYNMAVNLVQQFGRATARELLESSFAQFQADRAVVGLARQHKKAEDALDGYVEAATCHLGDFMEYAALRRRISDAEKAGARDRRNDRRSEAAASLEKLSRATSSWCRTASTPASRSSSSRASPPRAPVPTS, from the coding sequence GTGGGCACACCTTCAGAGCAGAACACCGCCTTCCGCCAGCGCCAGGAGTTCCCGGTCTTCGCGGAGTTCGCCGAGCTCTACGACTTCCCGCTGGACGACTTCCAGGTCCGCGCCTGCCACGAGCTCGAGCAGGGACGCGGCGTACTCGTTGCCGCGCCAACCGGCTCCGGCAAGACCATCGTGGGCGAGTTCGCCATCCACCTGGCCCTCAGCCAGGGGCGCAAGGCGTTCTACACCGCGCCCATCAAGGCGCTGTCCAACCAGAAGTTCCACGACCTGGTCCAGCGCTACGGGCCGGAGCAGGTCGGGCTGCTCACCGGCGACAACTCGGTCAACGGCGACGCTCCCATCGTCGTCATGACGACCGAGGTCCTCCGCAACATGCTGTACGCCGGGTCCCGGACGCTCACGGGTCTCGGCTACGTCGTCATGGACGAGGTCCACTACCTCGCCGACCGCATGCGTGGCGCGGTCTGGGAGGAAGTGATCATCCATCTGCCCGAGTCGGTCGCTCTCGTCTCGCTCAGCGCGACTGTCTCCAACGCGGAGGAGTTCGGCGACTGGCTCGAGACGGTCCGCGGCGAGATCACCACGATCGTCGAGGAGCGTCGACCGGTCCCGCTCTTCCAGCACGTGATCGTCGGCAAGCAGATGCACGACCTCTTCGCCGACTCCGACGCCGATGCCAAGGCCGGCTTCGTGCGCGAAGGAGCGCCGGTCAACCCGCAGCTGCTCCGGGTGGCCCGTGACGACTGGGCATCAGGGCGCACCAGTGACCGGCGTAGTCCCCGCGACAAGCGCAAGCCCGGCCAGAAGAACGTGGGCAACGGCCGCCGCGTCTGGACGCCCAGCCGGGTGGACGTCATCGAGCGCCTCCAGCGCGACAACCTCCTGCCAGCCATCGTCTTCATCTTCAGCCGTGTCGGCTGCGACGCCGCGGTCACCCAGTGCCTTGAGTCCAACCTGCGGCTCACCACCGCGGACGAGCGCGACGAGATCTTCGCCTACGTGGAGTCCAAGGTGCGCCACCTTCCTCCGGACGACCTGCAGGTGCTCGGCTACGACGGGTTCCTCGACGGCCTCACCCGCGGTGTCGCGTCGCACCACGCCGGCATGTTGCCGACGTTCAAGGAATGCGTCGAGGAGCTCTTCCAGCGCGGTCTCTGCAAGGCCGTCTTCGCGACCGAGACCCTGGCCCTCGGCATCAACATGCCCGCGCGCACCGTCGTCATCGAGAAGCTGACCAAGTGGAACGGCGAGACCCACGCCGACATCACCCCGGGGGAGTACACCCAGCTCACCGGTCGCGCCGGCCGTCGTGGTCTCGATGTCGAGGGCCACGGCGTCGTGCTCTGGCAGCAGGGGACCAACCCCAAGGAGCTGGCCGGCCTCGCGTCGAAGCGCACCTACCCGCTGCGATCGTCGTTCCGGCCCAGCTACAACATGGCCGTCAACCTGGTCCAGCAGTTCGGGCGGGCCACCGCCCGCGAGCTCCTCGAGTCGTCGTTCGCACAGTTCCAGGCGGACCGCGCAGTCGTCGGCCTGGCCCGCCAGCACAAGAAGGCGGAGGACGCGCTCGACGGCTACGTCGAGGCCGCAACGTGCCACCTCGGGGACTTCATGGAGTACGCCGCGTTGCGGCGCCGGATCTCCGACGCCGAGAAGGCGGGTGCGCGGGACCGGCGCAACGACCGTCGCAGCGAAGCAGCGGCGTCGCTGGAGAAGCTGAGCCGGGCGACATCATCATGGTGCCGAACGGCAAGTACTCCGGCTTCGCGGTCGTCATCGAGCCGGGCATCACCCCCGAGGGCCCCCGTCCCTACGTCGTGA